Genomic window (Candidatus Eisenbacteria bacterium):
CTCCCGAAGCAACGAGAATCCAATTGCCCGCGGGACGCGGGCGGTGATCGCAACCACCGTACAGAACACAGGAGTCTGCCGAGATGGCCAAGGCGAAATTCGAACGGACGAAGCCGCACGTGAACGTGGGCACGATCGGGCACGTGGACCACGGCAAGACGACGCTGACGGCGGCGATCACGATGGTGCTGGCGAACAAGGGGTACGCGC
Coding sequences:
- the tuf gene encoding elongation factor Tu (EF-Tu; promotes GTP-dependent binding of aminoacyl-tRNA to the A-site of ribosomes during protein biosynthesis; when the tRNA anticodon matches the mRNA codon, GTP hydrolysis results; the inactive EF-Tu-GDP leaves the ribosome and release of GDP is promoted by elongation factor Ts; many prokaryotes have two copies of the gene encoding EF-Tu), yielding MAKAKFERTKPHVNVGTIGHVDHGKTTLTAAITMVLANKGYA